In Janibacter alkaliphilus, the following proteins share a genomic window:
- a CDS encoding GIY-YIG nuclease family protein, with protein sequence MALTLGTILQGETIDPGEALAIRHSFVAMHEDGEAGIHADSTDAEILAYTSRQSLTSRHFPADPPRTWLVFVTDGSYRARLWRVLENHGEVHRDDTLRHFDLRETGALADLQDRLVIHWPAPITWRVHGATAADYPVLEIADAAREPFPGFDRLRLSHATLQAVLREHRYEHWRSALSSVAGIYLITDTRDGRQYVGKADGAETIRQRWSAYAADGHGGNVGLRGLDPSTFRYSVLRVFDRATPQAVINDAESHFKQALDTTRHGLNGN encoded by the coding sequence ATGGCACTGACTCTCGGCACCATCCTGCAGGGCGAGACGATCGATCCTGGTGAGGCGCTGGCGATCCGGCACAGCTTCGTGGCGATGCACGAGGACGGCGAGGCAGGGATCCACGCGGACTCGACCGACGCCGAGATCCTTGCCTACACCAGCCGCCAGTCGCTGACCTCGCGGCACTTCCCGGCGGACCCGCCGCGCACCTGGCTCGTCTTCGTCACCGACGGCTCCTACCGGGCCCGCCTGTGGCGGGTGCTGGAGAACCACGGCGAGGTGCACCGCGACGACACGCTGCGCCACTTCGACCTCCGAGAGACCGGCGCGCTGGCCGACCTGCAGGACCGGCTGGTCATCCACTGGCCGGCACCGATCACCTGGCGGGTGCACGGCGCCACCGCCGCCGACTACCCGGTGCTGGAGATCGCCGACGCGGCGCGCGAGCCCTTCCCCGGGTTCGACCGGCTGCGGCTGAGCCACGCGACGCTGCAGGCGGTGCTACGCGAGCACCGGTACGAGCACTGGCGCAGCGCGCTGTCGTCCGTCGCCGGCATCTACCTCATCACCGACACCCGCGACGGACGCCAGTACGTCGGCAAGGCCGACGGCGCCGAGACGATCCGGCAGCGCTGGTCGGCGTACGCCGCCGACGGGCACGGCGGCAACGTCGGGCTGCGAGGCCTCGACCCGAGCACCTTCCGCTACTCGGTGCTGCGCGTCTTCGACCGGGCCACTCCCCAGGCGGTGATCAACGACGCCGAGTCCCACTTCAAGCAGGCGCTGGACACGACGCGGCACGGTCTGAACGGCAACTGA
- a CDS encoding YihY/virulence factor BrkB family protein — protein MSTQRWRAARERVQPRLDELAARRDALRQRVTDRATTAVEASPAPVRTALRLGIATVRDAMKDRVPGLAAEVALFTLISLPALVLVVLGSLGYVAEALGEDGQEELERLVFTVPSAAMSDSTYAAYESLVRPVLESGRVDVIGIGLLLGLWTGSRAMNRILETITIAYDLPPRASRGRTRLLALGLTVAGLLGAVTILPLLVLGPRLIRALAPDGIADATLQLLDWAYWPAMGALVIAALATLYHVGVPWQTPWRRDLPGAVLAMALWLAAAAGLRAYLFFEGSSIEGGEQVYQQLGTPIAVVLWLWVSAIAVLLGAELNAEIEKEWPTRTTDSSVAG, from the coding sequence ATGAGCACCCAGCGGTGGCGAGCAGCACGCGAGCGCGTGCAGCCACGCCTGGACGAGCTCGCCGCGCGCCGGGACGCGCTGCGGCAGAGGGTGACCGACCGCGCGACGACCGCGGTGGAGGCATCCCCGGCGCCGGTGCGGACCGCCCTTCGCCTGGGGATCGCCACCGTTCGGGACGCGATGAAGGACCGGGTGCCCGGGCTGGCCGCCGAGGTCGCCCTCTTCACCCTCATCTCGCTGCCGGCGCTGGTGCTCGTCGTCCTCGGCTCGCTCGGCTACGTCGCCGAGGCGCTCGGAGAGGACGGCCAGGAGGAGCTGGAGCGGCTGGTCTTCACCGTGCCGAGCGCGGCGATGTCCGACTCCACCTACGCCGCCTACGAGTCGCTGGTCCGCCCGGTGCTGGAGTCGGGGCGGGTCGACGTCATCGGCATCGGGCTGCTGCTCGGCCTGTGGACCGGCTCGCGCGCGATGAACCGCATCCTCGAGACGATCACCATCGCCTACGATCTGCCGCCGCGCGCCAGCCGCGGCCGCACCCGGCTGCTGGCGCTGGGCCTGACCGTGGCCGGCCTGCTCGGTGCGGTGACGATCCTGCCGCTGCTCGTCCTGGGGCCGCGGCTGATCCGCGCGCTCGCCCCTGACGGCATCGCCGACGCCACCCTGCAGCTCCTCGACTGGGCGTACTGGCCAGCGATGGGCGCACTGGTCATCGCCGCTCTGGCCACGCTCTACCACGTCGGGGTGCCCTGGCAGACCCCGTGGCGTCGCGACCTGCCCGGGGCCGTGCTGGCGATGGCGCTCTGGCTGGCCGCGGCGGCCGGGCTGCGCGCGTACCTCTTCTTCGAGGGCAGCAGCATCGAGGGCGGCGAGCAGGTCTACCAGCAGCTCGGCACTCCGATCGCCGTCGTGCTGTGGCTGTGGGTCTCGGCGATCGCGGTGCTGCTCGGGGCCGAGCTCAACGCCGAGATCGAGAAGGAGTGGCCGACCCGCACGACCGACTCCTCGGTGGCAGGGTGA
- a CDS encoding serine hydrolase domain-containing protein, with protein MAPSLTTVLQRAVDDGTVPGAVALLSRDGQRELVAVGRMALDGPPMRADAVMQVQSMTKAVTAVAALRLVEQGRLDLDEPVARWLPELAEPRVLARHDGPLEETVAAARPITVRHLLTCTSGLGIVDPTSPLGAAMQEAGLEAGAEPPPVGADEWLAALADLPLVGQPGEVWRYHHSFAVLGVLLSRVVDRPLGEHLRADVFDPLGMPDTGFWVPQDDLERLPAAYRHEPGGLVETMPLHGGFYAGPAPFDVSHGELVSTASDYATFAQMLAGGGMGGGRRYLSRESVAMMTSDQVDAALKTPESFPYGPGFWDGMGWGFGVGVQTSGPHAGRFGWSGGQGSDVWVDPRGTLAVLLTQVEMGPEVMGLFIEIQELG; from the coding sequence ATGGCTCCTTCGCTGACCACCGTCCTGCAGCGCGCCGTCGACGACGGCACCGTCCCCGGAGCGGTCGCCCTGCTCTCCCGCGACGGGCAGCGCGAGCTCGTCGCCGTCGGGCGGATGGCGCTCGACGGGCCGCCGATGCGCGCGGACGCGGTCATGCAGGTCCAGTCGATGACGAAGGCGGTGACCGCCGTCGCCGCCCTCCGCCTCGTCGAGCAGGGGCGGCTCGACCTCGACGAGCCGGTCGCGCGGTGGCTGCCCGAGCTCGCCGAACCGCGGGTGCTGGCGCGCCACGACGGGCCGCTGGAGGAGACCGTGGCCGCCGCGCGGCCGATCACCGTGCGCCACCTGCTCACCTGCACCAGCGGCCTGGGCATCGTCGACCCGACCAGCCCGCTGGGCGCAGCCATGCAGGAGGCCGGGCTGGAGGCCGGGGCCGAGCCGCCGCCGGTCGGCGCCGACGAGTGGCTGGCCGCGCTCGCCGATCTGCCGCTGGTGGGGCAGCCGGGCGAGGTGTGGCGCTACCACCACTCCTTCGCCGTACTCGGGGTGCTGCTCTCCCGGGTCGTCGACCGCCCGCTGGGCGAGCACCTGCGCGCGGATGTCTTCGACCCGCTCGGCATGCCCGACACCGGCTTCTGGGTGCCGCAGGACGACCTCGAGCGGCTGCCCGCCGCCTACCGCCACGAGCCGGGCGGGCTGGTCGAGACGATGCCGCTGCACGGCGGCTTCTACGCCGGGCCGGCCCCCTTCGACGTCAGCCACGGGGAGCTCGTCTCGACGGCCTCGGACTACGCCACCTTCGCGCAGATGCTCGCCGGCGGCGGCATGGGTGGCGGGCGGCGCTATCTCTCCCGGGAGTCGGTGGCGATGATGACCAGCGACCAGGTCGATGCCGCGCTGAAGACGCCGGAGAGCTTCCCGTACGGGCCGGGCTTCTGGGATGGGATGGGCTGGGGCTTCGGCGTCGGGGTGCAGACGTCCGGGCCGCACGCGGGCCGGTTCGGCTGGTCCGGTGGGCAGGGCAGCGACGTGTGGGTCGATCCCCGCGGCACCCTCGCGGTGCTGCTCACCCAGGTCGAGATGGGACCGGAGGTCATGGGGCTCTTCATCGAGATCCAGGAGCTCGGCTGA
- a CDS encoding zinc-dependent alcohol dehydrogenase family protein, with product MRAVVIDEVGVEPTVQDVPDPTCPPGGAVLDVAATGVCRSDWHVLAGHDPVTLPHVPGHELVGTIREVGEGVTRWRVGDRVTTPFVCGCGRCALCAAGESQVCPDQRQPGFSDWGSYAEQVALHAADHNIVAVPETMRDETAAALGCRFATSYRAVAQHGGVRADQWVAVHGAGGAGLSAVLVAKALGARAVVVDLAPAALERATALGVDAAIDGRGLDPAAIAAAVHEVTDGGAHVSIDAFGSPAAATASVLSLRRRGRHVQVGLLFGDAAQIPLPMDRIIAWELAVHGSHGLAAADYPVMLDLVTRAGIDLDTLVGRVVGLDEAPAALASLGETPASAGVTVIRP from the coding sequence ATGCGCGCTGTGGTGATCGACGAGGTCGGGGTCGAGCCGACGGTCCAGGACGTACCGGACCCGACGTGCCCGCCGGGCGGGGCCGTCCTCGATGTTGCGGCGACCGGCGTGTGCCGCTCGGACTGGCACGTGCTCGCCGGCCACGACCCGGTGACCCTGCCGCACGTGCCGGGGCACGAGTTGGTCGGCACGATCCGTGAGGTCGGCGAGGGCGTGACCCGGTGGCGCGTCGGCGACCGGGTGACCACCCCCTTCGTCTGCGGGTGCGGACGCTGCGCGCTCTGTGCGGCGGGGGAAAGCCAGGTGTGCCCGGATCAGCGGCAGCCCGGCTTCAGCGACTGGGGCTCGTACGCCGAGCAGGTCGCGCTGCATGCCGCCGACCACAACATCGTCGCCGTGCCGGAGACGATGCGCGACGAGACCGCAGCCGCGCTCGGCTGCCGCTTCGCCACATCCTACCGGGCGGTGGCCCAGCACGGCGGGGTGCGTGCGGATCAGTGGGTGGCGGTGCACGGCGCGGGCGGCGCGGGGCTGTCCGCGGTGCTCGTGGCGAAGGCGCTCGGCGCGCGTGCCGTCGTAGTCGACCTCGCACCGGCGGCTCTGGAACGCGCCACCGCGCTCGGAGTCGACGCCGCCATCGACGGACGCGGGCTGGACCCGGCCGCGATCGCTGCGGCGGTGCACGAGGTGACGGACGGTGGGGCGCACGTGTCCATCGACGCCTTCGGGTCGCCCGCCGCGGCTACGGCATCCGTGCTGTCGCTGCGCCGCCGCGGACGGCACGTCCAGGTCGGCCTGCTCTTCGGCGACGCGGCGCAGATCCCGCTGCCGATGGACCGGATCATCGCCTGGGAGCTGGCCGTCCACGGAAGCCACGGCCTCGCCGCCGCCGACTACCCGGTGATGCTGGATCTCGTGACGCGTGCCGGCATCGACCTCGACACCCTCGTCGGCCGGGTCGTCGGGCTGGACGAGGCTCCGGCCGCGCTGGCCTCGCTCGGTGAGACACCCGCCAGCGCTGGCGTCACCGTCATCCGTCCCTGA